In Desulfovibrio aminophilus, a single genomic region encodes these proteins:
- the recA gene encoding recombinase RecA → MAKKTAAPEDLRKEALNTALTSIERKFGKGSIMRMDGEASHVIPVIPTGSIGLDLALGVGGIPKGRVSEIYGPESSGKTTLALHVVAEIQKRGGTAAFIDAEHALDIGYARRLGVKTDELLISQPDYGEQALEIADLLVRSGAVDVVVIDSVAALIPQAELEGQMGDTQVGGQARLMSHALRKLTGTIHKSRAAVIFINQIRMKIGMTGYGNPETTTGGNALKFYASVRMDIRRIQSLKDKEEAYGSRVRIKVVKNKVAPPFREALVDILYGTGMSREGELIDMGVEHGIIEQSGSWFAFGAERLGQGKENVRALLTDNAELRQKVEDKLLEHLGLTRVEDAPAEPEE, encoded by the coding sequence ATGGCCAAGAAGACCGCCGCCCCCGAAGACCTGCGCAAGGAAGCCCTGAACACCGCCCTGACGAGCATCGAACGCAAGTTCGGCAAGGGGTCCATCATGCGCATGGACGGGGAGGCCAGCCATGTCATCCCGGTCATCCCCACCGGCTCCATCGGCCTGGACCTCGCCCTGGGCGTGGGCGGCATCCCCAAGGGCCGGGTCTCCGAAATCTACGGCCCCGAGTCCTCGGGCAAGACCACCCTGGCCCTGCACGTGGTGGCCGAGATCCAGAAGCGCGGCGGCACGGCGGCCTTCATCGACGCCGAGCACGCCCTGGACATCGGCTACGCCCGCCGCCTGGGGGTCAAGACCGACGAACTGCTCATCTCCCAGCCCGACTACGGCGAACAGGCCCTGGAAATCGCGGACCTGCTCGTGCGCTCCGGCGCGGTGGACGTGGTGGTCATCGACTCGGTGGCCGCGCTCATCCCCCAGGCCGAGTTGGAGGGCCAGATGGGCGACACGCAGGTGGGCGGCCAGGCCCGGCTCATGTCTCACGCCCTGCGCAAGCTCACCGGCACCATCCACAAGTCCCGCGCGGCGGTCATCTTCATCAACCAGATCCGCATGAAGATCGGCATGACCGGCTACGGCAACCCCGAGACCACCACCGGCGGCAACGCCCTCAAGTTCTACGCCTCGGTGCGCATGGACATCCGGCGCATCCAGAGCCTCAAGGACAAGGAGGAGGCCTACGGTTCGAGGGTGCGCATCAAGGTGGTCAAGAACAAGGTCGCCCCGCCCTTCCGCGAGGCCCTGGTGGACATCCTTTATGGAACGGGCATGTCCCGCGAGGGCGAGCTCATCGACATGGGCGTGGAGCACGGGATCATCGAGCAGAGCGGCTCCTGGTTCGCCTTCGGCGCCGAGCGCCTGGGCCAGGGCAAGGAGAACGTCCGCGCCCTGCTGACCGACAACGCCGAACTGCGCCAGAAGGTCGAGGACAAGCTCCTGGAGCACCTGGGGCTGACCCGCGTGGAGGACGCCCCGGCCGAGCCCGAGGAATAG